The Nicotiana tabacum cultivar K326 chromosome 5, ASM71507v2, whole genome shotgun sequence sequence ctattgttattgttcattgttttggtgagggagagtgttaatgcacgacgggtgatgtcgtgccatgatttgtaggtgttaatgcacgaagagtgatgtagtgtcatattgtaagtgttaatgcacgaagggtgatgccatgccgtttctattgaatgttatggtgagattgagagtaaaagcacgaagggcgatgccgtgcatttttctttactgtaatTACTTGTTCCTATCTGTTCAAGGTATATTGGTAGATTAAGTTCTTATTACTGTTGTGATTCTTTATCTTGTGATCCCCACAACATGTCCTCCCTCCAGATATTTCTTGTCTAGTTTTTACTTGTCGTTATCTTTGTACATATAATGTTatactgcacaagtttatttgtaggtgtcttgtcttagcctcgtcactacttcgccaaggttaggctcgacacttatcagtacattgggttggttgtactgatactacactgcacttctgtgcagattttggtattggtcctaACTGATCGAGAGGCATAGTAGTCGGACTGATCcaccggagactcaaggtagatctgtcggcattcacagaccttgaagtcctcgtctatttattttcttttttttatttctctcgtTCAAACAGTTGTACTTCTTTCAGACTTCTACTTGTAGTAAATCCTAGAATGTTCGTGAATagtgactccagatccggataGTAGTACATATATTGAGGTTGTTATGAAATTTTCGcatttattataatttattatagTTTATTTGCTGTTAATTGCTAAAAAGTGTAAGAATTGGCTTAATGATTCTCttacgttggcttgcctagcaagtgaaatgttaggcgtcaccACGGTCCTGActgtgggaattccgggtcgtgacaggagGAGACGGGATCGAGTATCCTTGAATTAGGCAGTCCCTTTTTTGTTTTATGCGATCACAAGAGCTCGTATGCGATCGCGAAGTTTGTGTGGCCATGGATATGCGATTGCATAGCCCTCTCTACATTCATAGTGAAGAAAAAAGGAGACTGGGCAGTGAGAGGATTTAATCTATGCGGTCAAGTGGAgtgttacgcgatcgcgtaggtcagCTTGGAAATGGTACGCATTAGCGAACAGATATCCGTGTTCGCGTTGAGTATTTTTAAACGATTGGAATTTTGTTCTACGTGATCGCATGAGATGTTCCACGATCGCGTAATGTCAGCACCTGGACGGATTATAAacattcaaaaatgagggttagccatttttatcaaaaattgaCATAGAGAGATCGGATTCGGACAAAATTTTGGGGGATTTTCAGGAAAAAAAAATAGTGGGTAATGATTCTTGACTCATTTATGATTATGTTCCATTAATCTAAAGTTGATTCCAccctttaatttcggatttgggttgaaaattttggaaaaaaatggGAAAAGTTTCTCAACCgaatttttgagtgttgattgggattttgatatcggatttggataattttggtatgagtgaactcgtgagttaatgggtgttcatattttgtaacttttatccgattccgacaCATGAGCCCAGGTCGACTTTTTGggacgattttctaatttcttactTAAGccttgatttcgttaattagattagtttcttatagttatattgtggtatgtaatttcttttggctagatttgggccagtCGGAGTcgaaaaatagtggaaaatgcattgttactgattgattgagctcggttcgaggtaagtggcttgcctaactttgtgtgggtaaaatccccttaggatttggtactgttgtgatatgtgagcgccatgtacgtgatgtgacgagtgcgtacacaaactatttgttgaaaaatctaatttttactGAGTAATAACCTGTCTCGTCTTAATTGAGGTATACCAACATGTGTAGTTACCCTGTCTAGTCTAATATCACATGTCTATGTATCTTAAATGCTTATCTGTACTcggtgcaacatgcttagtggaTTTCCTACTTTGTCCTtaacttgtacttagtctaaactatAAGATTCCTTGTTGTAACTGTTATTTTCATTGTTTGagctgcgtatttactttgggagtacgagatggtatctcaggagatccccctgcatatttactttgggaatacgagatggtatcctaggagatccctccccctgcatatttatttttgggactatgagacggtatctcgggagatcccctgctatTTTACCCTTGTGTATTGTACTGTTATTCTTCTGTGATTTCCTCTTTattaaattccagtctcttacTAGACTGCGATATTTTTATTCTGccttatttaatttatatatacgaGTAGGGCTCTGAAAtgagctcgtcactactcgaccgaggttaggcttgctacttattgggtaccgttgtggtatactcctactactcttctacacatatttatgtgcagatctaggtacttcttaCCAGCCATGTCATCAATGAGTAGAGAtagttggagacttcaaggtctatctgccgcgtctgcatacctcggagtccccctttaTTCCCTTTTATGTCGTTTACCTTCCCCTATTTTtcttagactctggtgtatagagatactagtttttcttatatagcttgtgacttatgatgttttgggttttGGAAAAAATACTTTGTATCCTCGAGTGTTGGTATTGTACATGTCGTGCGACATTTTAATAAGTCATTTGATTATCTTTTGTAGTTAGTTGTTAGAGTTTTGCTTTCATAtttgttatttttgcaaatgttaggctacctagtcgtagagattaggtagTGTCACGATATCTCACGGAGGgaggattgggtcgtgacaaaattccAACTACAAAAATCAACTTTGTTACTTCCCTTTGTTTGATCTTGTATGATCCTTTTTATTTCTTAGATTTGTTTAAAAAGGAATATGTTAGTTTGAGTGCCCGTATGGATTTCTAAAGAACTTGATTCTTTACCGTGTTCCTTGAGCATAAAGTAAATAAGCAATAAAATGAACGCATCGACTTTACATGGAAAATTACCCGGCTTAAAAGGCGCAAAAACTACGACCTACCACGTAGGATTTTCAACTCGAACTCCATTAGAACAAtgagccaaaatgtatcaattacAAGACTGTAATTCAATACTCTCCAATACTCCTACTACTCTTTTTTGCTTGATTAAAAGGGTACTCTAACTTGTAAAGCAAATTACTCACTCCAAAGCACTAACTGTTTATGACGTTTGATTACAACTCAATTTTCTAAAATACATTCACTAGAATGACTCGAAAGAAATACAAAAGCAAGTGCTCTACATAAGTAAAAACAACTTATATCACTTTAGTTGATGTGTGAAAGGATAGTTTGGAAGTCCAAAGTCAATCCTATTTGAACACGACTTCAGATCTTCTAGGAGTCCTATTCAAGGTCAGGTTCCTCTTTGATATGACTCCTACTGTTTCAAGGATTCCACAAGCTTTGGGACTATTTGTCTCTGAGTGAATCATCTGTATCTTCTTGAACAATGATCCTTATCACTTATCATCTGACACCAAACTCGGACTTgggtaactttgagataaagttactGTCTTGTACATATGTATAAGTATCAATCATGAGGAGCTGATCCTTTAACCTGGTGAGCTAGTTCTTCACAACAGTTAAGCAGCTACATTGAGGACCTGGTTCTTTGAGCAGTTAGTCACACTTTGTTAATCTCAAAACTTCAATACTCAACAGAATGTATCTTCTTATATTTGAAAATCTTTTAAcgttaacttttattttattttttcttcattaCATGCTTTTATAACAATATAAATGCCATGGTTAAAACTTAAAATCACAAGGTTTGTACCTCAACAAGTCTAAAGGCTCATGATTTAAAATAAGATGTCATGTTTTTTCCAAAAGTAGAAGCCTCAAACTCCACCAATTTTTGACCACTGAACCTACTTGCTGGCCATTCACCAAGGGTGAGATGGTAACAAATATATCCAACATTCAATTATTTTGGATCCGTCATTgcagttatttttttaaaaaaaaattgtgtcACAATTGTATTGCCACTTAAAGTAGAATACATTTGTTAAGCCTGGCAATGTATAAAAATAATGCCTCTTATTAGTGGGTTGGGTTGGGTTGCACATCAAAGTTCAACTACTTTAATCAAGGAGTGCATTTTACCATAtcaaataaatttcaaaaaaaaaaatattatattcatAAGCGGATtcaagatttgaagtttatgagtttTCAGTGATAAAGTCTAAACATCTTATTTTGGTTATTGTAATATTTCACTAATTTCATTATCCACTTGTTCGAGCACTTTAATCATGTTTGTACATGCTACATAGTAgagaaaaataattaagaaatatATAATCCAGCGGTAAAGTCTTGGCCGCACTTTGTGTTTGGGGGACTCCCCTACTCGTTAACATCAAATCATATAATATGACCTTTACAGTTAAAAATTAAAGTGAATATATCAATATAGTTAAGTGATAAATAATGTATGTATTCAAACTTCAATGACGTatgttttgcatttatttttagTTCTGTTACTGTAAtgttatttctaaatttaaaacaTTCAGAAAACTTTTAACAGAAAGTATGACTTGGGAGTGACAATAATAAGAGGTAAAAGAAACGTACAATCCATCTCTCAAACTTccttgaacaaggacaaaaaaaaatgtatatatgcatacaaacataattattgaatattgCTTGAGCAAAATTCTCCTAGTCTTTTTCACTCAAGAAAATGAATAGTACATTGCTTATTGACTCTAATTCTTCTCTCATTGCTTGGTGCAGCTTTTGTTGCAAATTAAGATTTGTCTGAACTTGTTGAGAGGAGAAACAAATGGATTTCCATCATTATTTTAGCATTTTGGGAGATCCTTTGGTGGTGGCAAAAGTGACTCATTAGAACCCTTGCCATTATCTACAAGGAATGCCATTTTCAATCCCCATGTTGTGTGCACCTCTAGATGACAATGCATAAACCAAACTCCTGCAATGTCACCCAAATTATAACAAAAGAATAAATCATTATACCCAATTGAAGTAAAAAGGGATGAAAAATAAGACTAAAGTACCGAAGTTATATACGTTGACAATATAAATTTTGATAGAATTGTAGTTTAACCTATACATAGCAGGGTTACTCCCTCCATCTCAAATTATCTGCCGTggtttctaaaaataattatctcaaattatttgtcattttagaagttcaagagtaaattaattattttttcctattcTACCCTTAATATTAATTGTTCTAAAGACTACAAATACCTTAATAATGAGTAGGTATTAAATAAAGAGAGATTAGGATATAAATAAGGGTGAAATAATCAAAAATCTTTTcgatttaatattttcttaatatgAATATAAAAGAGAAACACCACATATAATTTGAGACGGAGGGAGCATCATTTTTATCAAATAATGCTTATTATAGAAATTTCTTTACAGTTACGTTATAAGTGGGTAAATATTTAGTATTATAGTATTTGTATCAGTACATAGGACTTAGACTCAAACGGGAAAAAAGAAGTTGACGTACCTGGATTGTCAGCACGCCATCTTATGGCAACCCATCCTCCAGAAGGCACTCCAATTGTATTCCTTTCAACAGGATCAATAAGATTAAAATTCTTAGGGTCTGTTTTGGAATTGAAATTTCCTAGTCCTTTACCCACTAAAAAGAAATTGAAACCATGCAAATGGATTGGATGGTTTTCAGGGGCTATAATTCCAGTATCCTGCAAAACTAATTGAACTGTTGCATTATAAGGCAACCGATAAACCTTTGTCCCTTTCGTTGTAGCCAAGTTTGTGGGTGACGTTCCAGTATAGTTAAAAACGAACGGCGGATTCGCTGGAAAATCTGTTGTGAAAACTCCATTTATGCCAAAGAAATGCGCTTGTAAAAGCGCTACGGTTGGCATAATAAATGTAACATTATTTACACTAGCGACAACTCTGCTGCCATTAGCTTGTTTACACGTTGGACATGGATTAATTCCTAGTCCAACAGTGAAAAACAGCGAATGATCCACTGTTTGTGGAACTTTCGCTGGGTATTTTTTCGAATTAAGACTTTTGAGAGCGTCAAGAAAATTGTTGGCGACTGAAGTGGCGTTTTGGGGTGGAGTACTAGTGAGAGTTGTGGGAGAACTGCCCAATGCGCCGGAGTAATGCAACGTGGCGGTAGCCGTGATGTTGTCGACGGCGATAGGGGCGTCCATAAAGGGAGAAGCAGCAACCATATATTTTCCGAAACTTTGATCAGCAGTGACTATAACATTTGTGGTTTGGCCAGGGGCGATTACGATTGTGTCTGTTTTAAAGGGCTTTACGTAGGTTGCATCAACTTCAACTACTGTCATTTTGTGGCCAGCAATCTTAAAGAAGAGTTCTTCATTGAGCGCAGCATTGATCACTCGTAACATGTATGTTTTTCCAGGTTTAACACTCAAAGTGTATCCACCTGCATTAGCATATGATCAATAAGTTAAATTACAAGTTATTTATAACAAAATTGTAGTCACTCAATTTGACCACGGAGTACCTTTTTATATCTAAAAACTCTTTAAATTTGAACTTCTTATTTGACCTTAGTAACATATTTAAAATTGCAAGTCCTAAGAATACTTTATAAAAGTATTTCTTTCGTCCTTCAACGTAATTATTCATTATACAGTCATATAATATAAAATGAAATGAAAGAGTAGTGTTATCACGGATTCAAGTATTAATACCTTGGGTCGGACAATTGGAAACTGGTCCAGGATGACCATTGATTGTGTGAGCATCGGAAACATTAGGGGCTAAACCTGACTTTAGAGCTTCATTGATCACAGCTTCAGTATCCGATTTCCACCATTCAGCTGCATTAGAtcattaaaattttcatttcccaacttcatatttttccaatacaaagaatatatatacatataaaatatGTTCACCTAAAACAACGACAGCTTCATGGTTGGGTTTGGGGAATGGATAAGGCACACCACGCTTAGGGAGGACGACAATAGCACCATGGACAGTGGACCTTAGCCACAAAACATGAGCATGCCAAAAGAGTGTACCCCTTTGCCCTGTGATTGTGAAGTTGTATATGTAGCTTTGCCCTGGTTGAATCGGACATTGTGTGATGTATGCCGGTCCATCTGCCCAACCAGTTCTAAGTTGTCTGATCCCGTGCCTGTACGGattcaatatttaattaaatttaataTTCCGAGCTCTTTAAAGTTAATTATAGGTAgcaaattaaatttaaaaaaaatgacttACCAATGGATAGAGACGTTATATTTGACATGGTTAACAACCTTGATGAGCACTCTATCATCTTCTCTAGCATATATTGTGGGTCCTGGG is a genomic window containing:
- the LOC107811434 gene encoding laccase-4, whose translation is MESWLRFFVLLACLSPAFGITRHYKFNVVMRNMSRLCSTKPIVTVNGRFPGPTIYAREDDRVLIKVVNHVKYNVSIHWHGIRQLRTGWADGPAYITQCPIQPGQSYIYNFTITGQRGTLFWHAHVLWLRSTVHGAIVVLPKRGVPYPFPKPNHEAVVVLAEWWKSDTEAVINEALKSGLAPNVSDAHTINGHPGPVSNCPTQGGYTLSVKPGKTYMLRVINAALNEELFFKIAGHKMTVVEVDATYVKPFKTDTIVIAPGQTTNVIVTADQSFGKYMVAASPFMDAPIAVDNITATATLHYSGALGSSPTTLTSTPPQNATSVANNFLDALKSLNSKKYPAKVPQTVDHSLFFTVGLGINPCPTCKQANGSRVVASVNNVTFIMPTVALLQAHFFGINGVFTTDFPANPPFVFNYTGTSPTNLATTKGTKVYRLPYNATVQLVLQDTGIIAPENHPIHLHGFNFFLVGKGLGNFNSKTDPKNFNLIDPVERNTIGVPSGGWVAIRWRADNPGVWFMHCHLEVHTTWGLKMAFLVDNGKGSNESLLPPPKDLPKC